One Elusimicrobiota bacterium DNA window includes the following coding sequences:
- the nadB gene encoding L-aspartate oxidase — translation MIKTDYLVIGSGIAGLSLAIKAGQIGSVALVTKRNITDSSTEKAQGGIASVWAKDDSFKSHIQDTLIAGAGLCKEEIVNKVVSEGPQRLKELIDWGVKFDRKNKNEYDLTLEAGHSHRRIFHSGDTTGSEIENTLSRKIKKTKNVKIFENHIAIDLITTGKIERKSGLEKDICWGAYVLDIPKNKIETFLAKVVILATGGAGKVYVYTSNPDISTGDGIAMAYRAGAEISNLEFVQFHPTCLYNPQAKSFLVSETLRGEGAILKLKNGKTFMEKYHPLKELAPRDIVARAIDNELKMRGDDFVYLDITHKSEKYLKERFPNIYSECLKYGINIAKDYIPIVPAAHYFCGGVVTNEYGETSIKNLYAIGETACTGLHGANRLASNSLLEAVVYAESTFQKTKDKINEDVEFPSIPIWDSGKARDSDESVVVKHNWEEIRNFMWNYVGIVRSEKRLNRAKRRIEMLQKEISEYYWDFIITSDLIELRNIAIVAELIIHCALSRKESRGLHYTIDYPDTLPEARDTIFSRADLEKNI, via the coding sequence TCCGTTGCGCTTGTGACTAAAAGAAATATTACTGACAGCTCTACTGAGAAAGCCCAGGGCGGAATCGCTTCAGTATGGGCTAAAGATGATTCATTTAAATCGCATATTCAAGATACTTTAATTGCCGGAGCTGGGCTTTGTAAAGAAGAAATAGTTAATAAAGTTGTTTCGGAAGGGCCCCAGAGGTTAAAAGAACTTATTGATTGGGGTGTTAAGTTTGACCGAAAAAATAAAAATGAATATGATCTTACCTTGGAAGCAGGCCATTCTCACCGAAGAATATTTCACTCCGGGGATACAACCGGCAGTGAAATAGAAAATACCCTTTCAAGAAAAATCAAAAAAACAAAAAATGTAAAAATATTTGAAAATCATATTGCCATTGATCTTATTACAACCGGGAAAATTGAAAGAAAGTCCGGGCTTGAAAAAGATATTTGCTGGGGCGCATACGTTTTAGATATTCCAAAAAATAAAATTGAGACTTTTCTTGCTAAGGTTGTCATTTTGGCAACGGGCGGGGCTGGAAAGGTTTATGTTTATACCTCAAATCCCGATATCTCAACGGGGGACGGCATAGCAATGGCTTATCGTGCCGGCGCTGAAATATCAAATCTTGAATTCGTGCAATTTCACCCGACCTGTCTTTATAATCCTCAGGCAAAATCTTTTCTTGTTTCAGAAACGCTTCGCGGTGAAGGAGCAATTCTTAAATTAAAAAACGGCAAAACCTTTATGGAAAAATATCATCCCTTAAAAGAACTGGCTCCCAGAGATATCGTTGCGCGGGCAATTGACAACGAGCTAAAGATGAGAGGGGACGATTTTGTTTACCTTGATATTACTCATAAAAGCGAAAAATATCTGAAAGAACGATTCCCGAATATTTATAGCGAATGTCTCAAATATGGAATCAATATAGCCAAAGATTATATACCTATAGTTCCTGCAGCTCATTATTTCTGCGGAGGAGTAGTAACTAACGAGTACGGTGAAACCTCGATTAAGAATCTTTATGCAATCGGAGAAACTGCCTGCACCGGCCTGCACGGGGCAAATCGTCTTGCTTCAAATTCTCTGTTAGAAGCTGTTGTTTATGCAGAAAGTACTTTTCAAAAAACTAAAGATAAAATTAATGAAGATGTTGAATTTCCTTCCATACCAATTTGGGATTCCGGCAAAGCCAGAGACAGCGATGAATCCGTCGTTGTTAAACATAACTGGGAAGAAATCCGCAATTTTATGTGGAATTATGTCGGGATAGTGCGCAGTGAAAAAAGACTAAACAGGGCAAAAAGAAGAATTGAAATGCTGCAAAAAGAAATAAGCGAATATTATTGGGATTTTATAATCACGAGCGATCTTATTGAGTTAAGAAATATTGCTATTGTCGCTGAACTTATTATTCACTGCGCTCTTTCAAGAAAAGAAAGCCGCGGGTTGCATTATACGATTGATTATCCGGATACGCTCCCTGAGGCAAGAGATACGATTTTTTCAAGAGCAGATCTAGAAAAAAACATATGA